Within Topomyia yanbarensis strain Yona2022 chromosome 2, ASM3024719v1, whole genome shotgun sequence, the genomic segment cgtacgcatagttccgacatagctatcttcgaattttcttgaagtaaaatacagttcacactctggaactatacagccaacaagttctttgacaatcacatgacagaaaatttttcatataccttgcgggtttgaagcgaaagtttgaaaagaaggatgttggtctaacaacacgaatggtctcaacacttcttaactcgtaaagcagattgtgactccagttcccgatcagaacaatgtaccaccaagagtcaagaaatttctgtaactgctccaaaaccatcgacaattaagccgccccttacgttggcaacaataaattccataactaatttaacaatcatattttGTCGCTGCAAAACACTTCGATTTGAGGTCTGCGTTTCCATGACCATGATGTACAGTATGTGCTCATTTTGattgatatataaaatgttcatggcacaaacaagaaatagtttcttttcttatgagaagaatatttttcttatcgatttcatttttcatgcatgttttatgatattacttaagaaaggacaaaccttccctcccccaggtgagaattggtaagatattttgaaacacccactccccccatatgtccttacgtaattagtgtatgacccctaattaataaatttgcgttaaatgatgtatttttttatcaaactgtggtacctactgttaatgttaaccacgtcacaaaaaatctcaccttaaacatcaatctaactttatagcactagttaacaaagttagcagtcatggttgaattcgtgagatgtgcacatgcaatgtaatcattatagctaatccctagaagggaatgcattaaaaatcgaaattcaacaattttattttttttgttggtatctaagaatctcgacaatatggagtaaaataattacagcacgttttttatgccaagtctttcccgatgggggaacaagaagtaatatttgtattgtccatattacacccacaacacactgttcattctacagctaatttatttttaaacaaccgTGCTGATTAAGCGAATTCGTCGTGATACTAGCAAAACATGCGCAATAGGTTAAATTATTGTGATATAACACCATGGTTTCTGAGTTACTGGTTGAGAAGTGCGGTCATACAGTTAatgcccatataaactggtactacCATGGTATATAGATGatgcaaaactttttaaaatgggTATTAAAATACTTAGATTGGCTGGTCTTTAGTTGCTTTgcccacattggccagctagcACGGCCTTGATGCCCCGGAGATCTTGCCAATGTTCAGAGTTAATTTCACAGCTATTCCTCAGAAAATtcttgatcaattttttttaatttcaattatagaggttttaaccttaaggtcattcgcctcttccgGTTAGAACattctcttaggaaaaatttctaaccctatgtgcggggtcgcgactcgaacccaggtgcgctgcgtacaggGCAATCGATTAACCAATACGCTACGCTCACTCCCTTGATCAATTTCTACATCttccaaatttgaaatgattgagGCAATGTTTCAGTTGGCTGCTATGGAATTTCATCCCGATTTGACTTTTGATtttggagttacaggttggttagtgcggtaacaggaatttcccatatacctGTTCCATCATAATACTTGccttttttatttgaatgggtattctgaattttaacaggggcgggCATGCCACAACCCCGCACCCCCTCCCCATCAAACCCGTAGCTCTCTCATTCCCATCGCCTGCATTCACCAGGCATACCAAAATAAGCTGGGTGGTGGTAGCTGTGGTTTGTGGGTTTTTCATCCCCCCCCCCACACACGCCCACACATCTGCATGCAAAATAAGTTAGCAAGcatccaatttttttgtttcaagtgtttcagcgtcatcaagttcgtggatgGTGAGCAATTGTATATAGGTGTTTTAAGAATGTAattgacatttccacaattatattgaacataaccagccatggaatcatagtttgaagaaatgagaaaagcataattgcaccactaggtggattaaaaccggttttttccaaaatttcgtTGAAGTTTTCAGAAATGTTTAAGAACTTGTTTTGCGAACATCTATACTGAAgaccaaaaatcaatttatagAACATTCGAAGTTATGGACCGTTGTTTGTAAATGACAACTTAACACTTTTTTAACATAATTTCTTAAATATCACAGATAAAGCTTCAGCATATTCCAGAAAGTTATTTGTTTTGTCAAGATACGTATGTTTCCAAAAGTAATAATTAGTCTAAGTTATTTAATTAGTAATAACTTTCAAGCGGACATATAGCTCTAGTTGCAATTAGAAGTGCTACTCAACCCAATAAAAATCAATGGATTTCACTCTCCAGTTGGTATAAAAGATTagaaaaagttgtttttttttcaaaaaatatcttcgaaaatactcgagGCAGGAAAAAATATGCGTGTATAAAAATTATGTATTTTGGCGAGTGGAGAACTTAATTGAAGTGCTATTTGAAAGAAACTGCTATAACTTTCAAAAAGTTTAAAGAAGATACTCAGTGTGTTCGGCAAAGATATTCGCGAAAGCAATCCTAAAAGCTTTTCCAAAGATGTCAGATCATTTCTGctacaaaacaaatgaatataAGAAACTCACTTTTACGAGGATTAATGACTTAAGTTATAGCAGCAAATGACAGACCTTATCCCGAAAACACTATTGACGTAAACTCAGCTATTATGAAAGTTGAAGTTTTTGTgtcctcagcaaagttgttggcaaatGCTTActatacaactttgctgaagatacaaTCTTAATATATGCAGTTGCAACAAAGttgatatctcacttttagggagattcaTCATTAAAATCACAATGTCCACAAATCCCTCCGAAGACGTCATTGACCTAAATTTTACGATTTAGGGGTAAAGAAGAGATGGCATGGTTTTGGCAAAAACCACTGTGCGTTGTACTAAATCAAGAAGGAAATTGTTCAGAATTTTGTTATAAATCCTTTGTTATGAAACACTAAAAAGTTCAGCAGATAAGCAATGTATGCAGCTTTTCCGGTCCACATATTTgttaataaattaaaagtttgtaggggagaccggggctagttggcggtgctttcagttttcatttaatACCGCTTTGATTGttgtagatcttgcaaaatagaacacgttgcatgaaagggtagacggttggcaacatctctgaattttattaaagtgtttgatatgttgtcttcatttctacagacaaaaatatgtgacgcggaaaagccgccaacttaccctagccttggggtaagttggcggactgtcagaaaataagcaatccaaTGGAAATAAAATTACATAAGTGATCCATATaaaatgtgccgattgtcttcAATAAAACCTTATGGTATTcaacacttttcattatatttcagtgcCAATATCCCctcattttgactttgacgcgtgctccatattcaaaagcaaattttcgaaatacttcaggcgattggctgaaataattttcccctgcattgacgagagacacaagaaaaaatttctTTTACTTTGGAGTGGATTccagaataaaaatatatgatggctatttttgcactataaatagtaccgccaacttgtcCCGTGTGCGTTaccaccaacttaccccaaccgcatattttataaaaaaggatttaaaaaattacttttgggtatgaataTGTATAATAACTATACGgatgctgaaagctcttttcacgcactatcgaaaaatataatcgttcgaggaatagattgaaaaccagctaaaataacacaaaatgtttaaaattaagaaaatttacaaagtatgctcaaaaacacaatatcgcccacagcttctacaaaacataatgtttcgcaacaaaaacatattgcataatgcgtttcacattacttgaggtacacaacgagagacagcgctttatgtctaatagaaaagGAGAAAAAGGGGTTTCGCCAACTTAACCCCACCGCCAACTATACCCGGACTCCCCTACTTTAGGTAGATCCTATAATTCCGGTTTATGCTTGGATATAAACTTTTATCACATTTGTTGCTTTTTGCCTAAATTCTTGGAATATAATATCCTAGGTCAGAACAGGTTAAATCCTTTTCATTAAATTTGATGTGGCCATTTGAGAAGCTTTTGGCTTATGCATAAAAAccattaattattttatttcttctcctttttcaggtaatcattagAAATATTCAAACTTCATTGCCGTCGACTGCAAATTACGTGACCACAGTCATAGCAGAGATATTTGTATCGTAACCGAAAAGTGAGTCGTTAAATGTCTAAGACGAAATAAAGACTGTTCTAGTAGAAAAACATTTCCCAATTCACTTTGTGATAATTAAGGCTCGATACGTTTTGGTACAGTGTGTATACGAATAGAAAACTTGTTAGTATGCGCAATGATTTGAATCTTATAAAGCCTTtattaaaatgtaaaataagaaaATCACTTAATTCATTTCCTAATTATGACTAGGATTATGCAAATAAGTTACTGCAAATGTGTAGACAAATCTAGAAGCGGCTTTTGACAAATAGTTGCGATGCACAAACACACTGTTTTGTGTAATTCGAACCATGATCATCAAACTAATCGAGCGGTTATCTTCTTTCACAGTATAATAATGGTTTTATATGATTCAAAGATAGGCAAAATGAGTGTATAATTCTCACTATGCGTACAGCAAAAAGGTTTCTATTCTTAGGTAAAACAAAAGAGTCTTGTACCTAAAAATATGCGCTAATTGCAATCGTAAATTAGttaggaatttgcgtttcgacttcgtctcatcagaatccgacactaacttagtgacaggactaagctagtgccAGATTGTCGGTTTTTTTGCGGAACATCACACAGGGGTTTGATTATAAACAAGTATTTTCGTTTTAAGAGCTAGCGCCAATCCTGTCACTAGTGTTAGTGTTGGATTCGTACATTCGCAAGCCTTGGCATCAAAAGAAGGCACAATAAGATGTTTGGTGCGGCGATAATCACAAATTGCCACGCTGCTTTTCGATTGATAAACCACAAAATACTGTAACTCGGTATTCTCGTCTTCGGTCAATTTAATAAGAGATTTTTTAGCGGTGGAGAATATTGCCTCAAATATGCTAAGTAGTTAGGCTAGTAACAAATTCTACTTTCACATTAATTTATGTGTAATGCGACGCTGCTTTTATGTACAAATGAAACATCAGCAgtcatggaatttgcgttttgacttcgtctaATCAGAATCCGACAATAATTTTGTGACAGGATTAATCTAGCGCTGGATTGATGCTAACTCCAAACAACAGGATTTTCGTAGCTGTCTGCTAAGCGCTTGTGTGTAAATTTCACATAGTCATAGAGAAATTAATGTGAACTATTTTGCCGCACTTTGCATAATTGTCCTATGTATAGAAGGAATCCCATTAACATGGGATAAATACGAGTATAACGGCTACATAACAAACAAACTGTTCTCACGGGAATAATATGTTTTAGCGATAGAACAATAATTTCATTGCAAGATTGACACCTTGCCCTATAGATCCGTCGATCTCAGTACAAGCTGTGTTATTTTCTCTGGCACTATCACGTGAAGCAAAAAATAGTATAATTTTTACCAGTGACAGTTGTGTATATTTAAACACGAGCCCATACGCCCACTGCCTTGAAATAAAGGCGATACGATTATTTGTTTTCAAGTAACCATAGTATTGTTATTGCATGATATTGTTGCTCAATTCAAGTGGCAAAGTGTGATAAGTATCCGCACTTCGCGATATTTGTGATTGAGTCTTAATATGATCGACCGACAGACTACTCAGAGTGGTGCCATGttacttttgtttattttgacgATGGTTGAATGTTGACAAGataatgattttttatttatattgatTTTCCACTGAAAACTACGTTTGAGAGTAATAAACGCCCTACCAATTCTCTACACTTGGACCTGATGCCAGAATGACAAATTCAATGGTTAGCAACGATAGGATGCCTGTAATTGTTAATCATTTAGAGCCTTCTGGTTCAGCCTCCTCATTTATAAGGCTACAGACGCTTTCCGACTCATTGGAAGAGCACGTACAAGAGTACGCTTCACCGGCAGTTTGCTCGACGGCACACAAACTGCAAAACGGTGGGCTTAGGGTTTCGGTAGATGACGATTCGTCTTTTAAGAAATTCTTCTTGCGTACTCCATACTCTGCCGCGGCGGCAGCAGCTTCGTTGTATCTCTTCAAAGTGTCGATTTCATTTTGAGCCTCATTGAACTTCATCTCAAGACTCAACAGTTCACGTTGCATACtaagcaatgaaaaaatataaacaattatAAGGGCCCGTAGAATAAAGTCGTAGTATATAATACTTGTGTGAGGCAGACGATGCTTTTGTGCTTTGGTCCTCCAGTGTAACTTTCAGACgatgattttcgcattccaTATCTACTGCTCTTTTGTTCAATTCCGCTTCCTGCTTATCGTATTCACTTTGCATTCTTGCCATCTGACGTAAATTACCATTTCTTAAATAGCTAACTACAATTTAAAAATGTTACTTACATATGTAGTACTTTCCTCCTTTAGAGCATCATACTGCCTGGTAATCTCTTCCAACTGCGTGGTCTTTAACCGTAGTTCTGACATCAACTGGTCATTGGATTGCTTTTGCTTTACCGCTGAATCGTATTCCTCTTTCAGCGAAGTATATTTGTCGACCCAGTTCAAAACTACACCGTCGAAATGTATGCAAAAAAAGAGAAAATATAGAACACTTTCATTTTACTTCCCTGCTTCAAAAATTATCATAATAGTAGAGCAGTCGCCTGTAGTGTTAATCTGACTACCAATTTCATGTGCGTCCCATTTCCCTCTTGTTTCACTTTTTTGTCAGTTGGCCAACAGTGATAACGTTCTGTCTGTTGGTGCTACTACTTTATTATGCAAATTCGACCGCGTGTCACGCTCGTGGTGAATATGACGTGTTGTTCTACATTCGAACTTACCCTTTCGCTTCTCCTGGTCAATTTCGGTCAGTGTGTTGAAAGCCCGGGTTCGCTCTTGCTGCAATTCTCCGGATATACCCTCACACGCCTCCAGTCCAGATTCGATATCCAACAGCAATGATTTGAGGGTCAGCTTCGTTTCCTGCAGTTCCTTGTTGGCAAACTTTAAAGCTTGCTCGCGCTCCCGAAGCTCATCCGGCAGTTGCTTCAAACGGTTGATTTCTTGCATAAGCATTTGATTTTCTTTCTCCACGGCGGAATTGATTTTCTGGGTAACCAGTACTTCATTTTCCTTGAGGGTCTTCAACTGTTGCTTCTGGTGCTCGACGATTGAATTCATTTCCAGCATTTTTGATCTGTGGGATACATTGTAAAATGTTTCTTAAGCTAGAAAATAAATTCGAATGATTATACCGATAAAGCAGCAATTGTTCTTCCTTCATCTTGAGGTGTCTCAGAAGCTCTTCCTGTTCCAGCTTTGCCTGTCGTAACTGATCGAGATAAATGACGAGCGCTTGGTGGCAACGGCAGTTGCACTCAGTAAGTCCCAAAAACGCAGAACCGCCGCTAGGTCTTCTGCTTTGCGTTTCCAAAGCAGAAGGGTCTTTCGCTGTTTCCGCACATTTAGCGGCAAGATTCAACTGACAACGACTTAGAAGCCGTTGCGTGTTAAGTTCTATAAATCGGTTTGTTGGTGAATcgtgggattttttttatagaaattGCACAAAATTAACCTTTACGAACATCCAATTCCAAATTACTTATGGTGTTTTCAAGATCATCCAGTTTACTAATGATTCCAGTGATTGGTTCATCGTCTGAGGTACTTGATGGTGTTTGGGACAGGGAACGGTTGGGAATTTTTGCTGAAATTTGAATCCGGTCGAAGCGAAGCATCAATTTAGATGGATTTGAGTAGGTTAGTTACTATGATTTATAAAGGAAATATACCTTGTTCTGAAACTTTTTTGGCAGTACGGGAGGAGGTATTGGTCGAGGAATGGTTGGACATTTCTACTGAAATTTAGATCCGGTCAAGGGGAAACTTCAATCTAAACTGATTTGTTTAACTTGGCTACTACGATTCGGAAAGAAATTATACCTTCTTCTGATATTTATTGCATGATCATTTTTCGAAGATACATATCAACGTTGGACATTTTATAGATTTCAATGAAATCATGAAATACCTGCTCCAAATCGCGTATGCAGTATGTTTGAAAAGTTCTTCACGTACTGCCACATTCATACATTGATATATGTACAATCCCGTTGTTCATTTTCAGTTGTTTTTTTAACAGTAGATGTTCAGTCCACAGGgaaaccaacgacacgacctgaaacttaatgaaaaatcccgAACAAAAAGTGTTCACGAAATTAACCGCCAGTTATCAGTACATTGAGCGACCCCTCGGTAAAGATGAAATATGAATTTCTCACGCAACACTGTCTCAATTTTCTTAATGTTTATTTGCATACCCTAGCAACCAAAGTCCGTAACAGatagaaaagaaaatattctgTTTCGTTTGCCGTAAGAATCAAATGTGAACTCGGATAAGCGAAGCTTTTGTTGGACTTTGGCAAAATTTGCTTCTTTTGAAACATTTTCGTCTAAACAGTGTCTAAAACGTGAAGTGATAGTTCCAAATCTCAGTCAAGAAAAATGTCTCGCGATCCTCAcaacgttttgtttattttggagAGCTAGGCAACAACGCCAGCAATCCGAATAGTGGAGCTCCTGGCAAGTGGTCTTAATGATGAAACAGTTTTGTTCCGCTTTGGCAATTAATCTAATCATTATGTGCTGCCAAAACAACCCGCCATTTTTTCAACAGTTGCTGCTGCTTTCTAGCCACAGAGATCAGAAAGATCTTTTAGAAGAAAAACATATACCAGGTAATTGTGATGTGAAATGCTCTTATCAGTAACCGTATACTAAgctgaaaatgtttattttttagaAAGACGGCGCATCCGGATCTTGCCA encodes:
- the LOC131685121 gene encoding probable DNA double-strand break repair Rad50 ATPase; this translates as MSNHSSTNTSSRTAKKVSEQAKIPNRSLSQTPSSTSDDEPITGIISKLDDLENTISNLELDVRKELNTQRLLSRCQLNLAAKCAETAKDPSALETQSRRPSGGSAFLGLTECNCRCHQALVIYLDQLRQAKLEQEELLRHLKMKEEQLLLYRSKMLEMNSIVEHQKQQLKTLKENEVLVTQKINSAVEKENQMLMQEINRLKQLPDELREREQALKFANKELQETKLTLKSLLLDIESGLEACEGISGELQQERTRAFNTLTEIDQEKRKVLNWVDKYTSLKEEYDSAVKQKQSNDQLMSELRLKTTQLEEITRQYDALKEESTTYMARMQSEYDKQEAELNKRAVDMECENHRLKVTLEDQSTKASSASHNMQRELLSLEMKFNEAQNEIDTLKRYNEAAAAAAEYGVRKKNFLKDESSSTETLSPPFCSLCAVEQTAGEAYSCTCSSNESESVCSLINEEAEPEGSK